The Natator depressus isolate rNatDep1 chromosome 11, rNatDep2.hap1, whole genome shotgun sequence genome includes a window with the following:
- the LOC141996248 gene encoding uncharacterized protein LOC141996248, protein MEWEAAPGQPRRWTCSALLTRRKPAPRAGAEQRDTTARPRWRWPKFSLGRQDPGHERSQAMQLWVCFCWKASPQEPSPVGQQEASPGQELGDRCPSSSTGAGGESGHSLEAPWSTEAECSSTEAAARVPLCPCLYDAETPMDQLEKKDLATEEKAEEDEDPATEGEEEEEELETEEEEKQEEEVLTREKEDLAIEENKDMTKEEVLDTEEKLEEEDISVEEEKEEDEKLSAEEEEEEKEEENLSAEEEKENMSAEEIEGEKKDENLSAEEEKEEEKEEEKLSAEEAEEENLPPEEEEDLSIEEEADLTAEKEEEKEGKGRGGCGPGGRTPDHRAKGRREGSGHGAGRGTPAYGGRVGGPGHGSGAPGYGAGVRGGPPGCRGGREGPGHRGGQGGPGPGGREGKGPGNGGGRGCVHARKRRGRRGGRRHGYRLGGPRNGGGQGCVDAGGRRREGGRPGHGGGGARGAGQRGGREGGKSGHGERAGGRGPGQRGEGGGCGHAGGRRRGRRGDRGSGNRLGGPRNGIGRGCAMQGEEEEKEVDLAMEEEEQEDLAREEDEKEEKEEEKLATEKEREDLAIEEEAEEDDLDEEEEGKAKSSSTSMARSPLLRLLSSSSMTSSSMAISSSSLARWQEEDMGMEEEKEEEDLAAKEEE, encoded by the exons atggaATGGGAAGCAGCTCCCGGACAGCCCAGGAGATGGACCTGCTCGGCCCTGCTCACCAGGAGGAaaccagctcccagggctggtgctGAGCAGAGAGACACAACAGCCAGGCCAAGATGGAGGTGGCCCAAGTTCagtctgggcaggcaggacccaggCCACGAGAGGAGCCAGGCAATGCAGCTCTGGGTTTGCTTCTGCTGGAAGGCCAGCCCTCAGGAGCCCAGCCCCGtgggccagcaggaggcatccccagggcaggagctgggggatcgctgccccagcagctcaactggtgctggaggggagagCGGCCACTCCCTGGAGGCTCCCTGGAGCACGGAAGCTGAGTGCTCCTCCACTGAAG ctgcagcaagagTCCCCCTCTGCCCTTGTCTCTATGATGCAGAAACCCCCATGGACCAGTTGGAGAAGAAGGACCTTGCCACTGAGGAAAAGGCAGAGGAGGATGAAGACCCAGCCACAGAAggcgaggaagaggaggaagagctagagacagaggaagaggagaagcaggaagaggaagtcctgacCAGAGAAAAAGAGGACCTAGCCATAGAAGAGAACAAGGACATGACTAAAGAGGAAGTCCTGGACACAGAGGAGAAGTTGGAGGAGGAGGACATATCTGtagaagaggaaaaggaggaggatgagaagctgtctgcagaagaggaagaagaggagaaggaggaggagaacctgtctgcagaagaggagaaggagaacaTGTCTGCAGAAGAGATAGAAGGGGAGAAGAAGGATGAGAACCtgtctgcagaagaggaaaaagaggaggagaaggaggaggagaagctgtcTGCAGAAGAGGCGGAGGAGGAGAACTTGcctccagaggaggaggaggacctctCTATAGAAGAGGAAGCTGATTTGACcgcagagaaggaggaggaaaaagaaggtaaaggaagaggaggatgtgGCCCTGGTGGAAGAACACCTGATCATAGAGcaaaaggaagaagagagggaTCTGGCcatggagcaggaagaggaacACCTGCCTATGGAGGAAGAGTAGGAGGACCCGGCCACGGGAGTGGAGCACCTGGCTATGGAGCAGGTGTAAGAGGAGGACCACCTGGctgcagaggaggaagagaaggaccaGGCCACAGAGGAGGACAAGGAGGACCTGGaccaggaggaagagaaggaaaaggacctgGCAATGGAGGAGGACGAGGATGTGTCCATGCAAGAAAAAGAAGAGGCAGAAGAGGAGGTAGAAGACATGGCTATAGACTAGGAGGACCCAGGAATGGAGGAGGACAAGGATGTGTGGATGCagggggaagaagaagagaaggaggtagacctggccatggaggaggaggagcaagaggagctggccagagaggaggacgaGAAGGAGGAAAATCTGGCCATGGAGaaagagcaggaggaagaggacctggccagagaggagaaggaggaggatgtggccatgcaggggggagaagaagaggcaGAAGAGGAGATAGAGGATCTGGCAATAGACTAGGAGGACCCAGGAATGGAATAGGACGAGGATGTGCCATGCagggggaagaagaagagaaggaggtggatttggccatggaggaggaagagcaagaggacctggccagagaggaggacgagaaggaggaaaaagaggaggagaagctggccacggagaaggagagggaggaccTGGCCATAGAGGAGGAAGCGGAAGAGGACGACttggatgaagaggaggagggcaAGGCCAAGTCCTCCTCCACCTCCATGGCCAGGTCCCCCTTGCTCAGGTTGTTGTCTTCCTCCTCTATGACCTCGTCCTCCATggccatttcctcctcctctttggccAGGTGGCAAGAGGAGGACATGGGCatggaagaagagaaagaagaggaagacctggctgcaaaggaggaggagtag
- the LOC141995775 gene encoding uncharacterized protein LOC141995775, with the protein MQSSSAEVTMMESQNRKRAPAWTEREVRDLIAVWGEESVLSELRSSFRNAKTFVKISQGMKDRGHNRDPKQCRVKLKELRQAYQKTREANGRSGSEPQTCRFYDELHAILGGSATTTPAVLFDSFNGDGGNTEAGFGDEEDDDEEEVVDSSQQASGETGFPDSQELFLTLDLEPVPPEPTQGCLLDPAGGEGTSAACVSMITGSSPSQRLVKIRKKKKRTRDEMFSELMLSSHTDRAQTNAWRQIMSDCRKAQNDQEERWRAEESKWRAEESKWRAEDRAEAERWRQRDERRQDSMLRLLEDQTSMLQCMVELQQRQLEHRLPLQPLCNQPPSSPSSIASTPRRPRTRWGGHRPTSHSTTEDCPKKRRLSFNKF; encoded by the exons atgcagagctcatcagcagaggtgaccatgatggagtctcagaatcgcaaaagagctccagcatggaccgaacgggaggtacgggatctgatcgctgtatggggagaggaatccgtgctatcagaactccgttccagttttcgaaatgccaaaacctttgtcaagatctcccagggcatgaaggacagaggccataacagggacccgaagcagtgccgcgtgaaactgaaggagctgaggcaagcctaccagaaaaccagagaggcgaacggccgctccgggtcagagccccaaacatgccgcttctatgatgagctgcatgccattttagggggttcagccaccactaccccagccgtgttgtttgactccttcaatggagatggaggcaatacggaagcaggttttggggacgaagaagatgatgatgaggaggaggttgtagatagctcacagcaagcaagcggagaaaccggttttcccgacagccaggaactgtttctcaccctggacctggagccagtaccccctgaacccacccaaggctgcctcctggacccagcaggcggagaagggacctccg ctgcatgtgtttcaatgatcacaggatcttctccttcccagaggctagtgaagattagaaagaaaaaaaaacgcactcgagatgaaatgttctccgagctcatgctgtcctcccacactgacagagcacagacgaatgcgtggaggcaaataatgtcagactgcaggaaagcacaaaatgaccaggaggagaggtggcgggctgaagagagtaagtggcgggctgaagagagtaagtggcgagctgaagacagggctgaagctgaaaggtggcggcagcgtgatgagaggaggcaggattcaatgctgaggctgctggaggaccaaaccagtatgctccagtgtatggttgagctgcagcaaaggcagctggagcacagactgccactacagcccctgtgtaaccaaccgccctcctccccaagttccatagcctccacacccagacgcccaagaacgcggtgggggggccaccggccaaccagccactccaccacagaggattgccccaaaaaaagaaggctgtcattcaataaattttaa